The following is a genomic window from Longimicrobium sp..
CGGTTGTCGTTGAAGGTGCTGCTGTCGCAGCCGGACAGCAGCGCCACGGGCACCAGCAGCGCGAACAGGGAGAGGGAACGTCGCATGGGTACGTCTCCGGAAACTCGGGATGGGGGCCCGCACACCCGCGCGCGGACCGACCGCGCACTCCCGGCCCATCGCCAGGTGTTTGCGCGTGCCGGAGGCGAGATTCAAGTCCCGCGCCCGCCAGGGAACCATGCGGAGAAGATCGGGACCCGGGAGATGCCAAGTGGTTTCGTATCAATAAGGTAGGCGAATCACGGAGAGCGCTGCGAGATGCTTTCGCGTCCACCCCGCATCCCCCGCGATGTCCCCCGCGGCGCCCGCGGAATGGCCTCCGATGGCGACGCTCGCACTCATCGCCCCCGATCTCGGGCTTCCCGATTCCACCCCTGATCCCCTACCCGCGAAGGACCTGTTGCGCGCAGGGAAGCAGAGCAAGGGAGGACGCTCTCTGCTCCTCCGCTTCTCCGCGTGAGCCCATCTTTTTCTGATCCCTGATTCACCGCCGCGCCATCGCTGGCGGGAAATCTCCAACTCCGGTGTGGAGATGGAGATGCGCCGCTGATCGATCCCGGTCCGCAAACCGCCCGCACGGCGCGTGCGTGCTGCCGTGCCGGGAATGGAACTTGCTCCCCGCACCGCCCGGCGGCGGGGATGTGCGCACCCGCCGAGAACCGGAAACATCCGGCCGCGCACCCCAACGTTCGGAGGACTTTACCGTGGCCCTCACCCGGAACACGTCGCGCGCGATGCAGCGGCAGACCGACCTTGCGACCGCGGTGGCGCAGGAAAAGCTGCTCGACACCCACGTCCGCCACGTGCTCGCCCTCGTGGAGCTGGTGAATGGACAGGTCCCGTTCGACGCCGCGCTCGACATCTACGCCCGCATCCTGCGGCTGAACCCCGAGCAGGCGCGCAACGTGGGAAGCCGCGCCTTCGCCGAGCTGGGGCGCCGCGGCGTATTGCAGGGCGGTGACGAAGTCACGCTGATGGAAGACGACGCCGCCGACCGCGAGGACGCGCGGCGCCCGGGCACGGACGACGGCGGGCGCTTCGAGCAGGTGTTCTCGCGCGTGCGCCGCCGCATCCGCGGCCGCGTGCAGGACGACCTGCGGCACCGCATCAACCTGGCCGCCGCCCGCGCCGAGGACGACCTCTTCGAGCAGCACGTGGCCAACGCGCTGGAGTTCGCGCGCTCGCTCTCGGCCGAGGTGCCGCTGCACGAAGCGGTGGACCTGTACCTGGAGATCATGTCGGTTCCCGAGGGCGTGTCGGACGTGGTGTTCAACCGCGCCCTGCGCCACGTGGCCGACAGCGAGCTGCCGCCGCTGGAAAGCGCCGAAGTGGCGGCGCAGACCGCCGCCTGAGGACCGACGGAGGCGCTCCGCTGACGCGGCGGGGCGCCGGCAGGGTTGGGGGTGACGTGCGAAACCCTTCGCGCGTCGCTATCTTGCGCAACGTGATTCTGGCGTTCGGCACCGAAACTGCATATTCCTAACGGAGTATCGCACCAACGGAACCGCGGGCGCGCACGGCGAACGGGCCGCACCGGCGCGGGAGAAGCGTCCTCCCGCACGCCGGCCGATGGAGGGGCATGGGGGGCACGTGGGGGGGCATCGTGTGGTCGGGATTCGTCGCGGGCGTGCTCGCGGCGTCCGTCCTGTGGCTGTTCCGCACTCTTGGTCTTACCCGGCTCAGTGCCACTGGCCAGCTCGGCTGCCTCTTCTACGACGACCCTCGCCTGCCCATGGCCGAGACCCTCGGCTTCGGGCTGTTCCTGGCGCTCCACGCCACGCTGCTGGCCGCGCTCTTCGTGGCCGTGCTGCGTGCCGTGGGCGGCCCCGGTTGGGGCACCGGCGTGGGGATCGGGGGAGTGTTCGGCGCCCTGCTGGCCGCCGCGCTTCCCTGGCTGGCCAAGGCCAGCCGCTGCGTGCGCATGGGCCGCGTTCCCGCGCCCGGGCACCTGGGGTTCGAGTGGGGGCAGGCCACGCCGGTGGCGCTGATCGCCGGATACGCGGTTTACGGAGGCGTGCTGGGAGCCGTGCTGAACGCCCTGTCCACCCGCGCCCCCTGAACGGGCGCCGAAACGCGAGAGGAGGTGCGCCGCACGAGCCGTGACGGGAGGGGGAGGCCGGGTTTCGGCAGGCTCCCCGGAAGCAGGTGTGCTGTGTGTGGTCGGGAACGTGTGTTGGCGGGCACCCCGTGCGCAACGCGACGGAAAAGGGGCCCAATCACCTGGTTCGGAGAGGACTCATGAAACGAACGCTCACATCCGCCCTTGCGGCCGTGATGCTGGCGTCGGCGGCGGGGCATGCGCGCGCGCAGGACATGGGAGACATGACCGTGCGCACCGCGCCCCAGTTCGACATCGGCATCTTCGGCGGCGGTGCGTGGACCAGCAGCTGGTTCACCATCGGCGACAACGGGTACAAGCCGGGCTTCTCGCCGGTGTTCGGCGCCGAGGCCACCTTCTGGCTGAGCCCCACCTTCGGGCTCCGGCTGGACGGGAAGTACTTCCCCACCAAGCTGCCGCAGAACAGCGACACGTTCACCAGCGACCGCTGGCTGAACAACATGTGGACGTACGACCTGGACCTGATGTGGCGGCCGCTGTTCTGGTCGTCGAACAACGCGTGGCTCAGCTCGCTCTACCTGTTCCTGGGCGGCGGCGGTCTGACCTCGGACCCGGTCGGCGACCGCTCGTGCCTGGCGACCGTGCTGTTCCTGGCCAACGGGGTCTGCGTGCCCGACAGCCGTGACATCGGCACGGTGGGCCAGGGCGTCGCGGGTCTCGGCATCGACGTGTTCCCCATCACCCCGGGGATCGGCATCTTCCTCGAGGGCGGCGTGCACGGCTACGACTCGCCGGCGCACGTGAGCGAGAACGCGCAGAACGCGGAAGACAAGTTCGCCTTCACGCCGTACGCGGTGCTGGGGCTGAAGGTCGGGTTCGGCAACATCATTCCGCCGCCGCCCCCGCCGCCTCCCCCGCCGCCGCCGCCCCCGCCGCCGCCTCCTCCGCCGCCGCCTCCGCCGGTGCAGGAGATGCAGACGATCAACGTCTGCGTGCTGCAGAACGGGCAGCTGACGAACGTGCAGGCGCAGTACAACCCGGCGACCGGCGACACCACCGGCGTGCCGATGGTCACCGAGGGCTACGCGGCCAACGCCACGTGGTACATCAACAACGAGCCGGTCACCTTCAACGGCCGCCGCTACGTGAAGTACGGGCTGCCGCGGGTGCTGGGTGTCACCGAGGTCTCGAGCGCGGGCACCTACCAGGGTGTGCCGGTGTTCGCCGAGACCGGCGCGAACATGGCGCGTCCGGACGTGATCTACGTGCCGGTGCGCACGGGCTGCGAGTTCCAGCCCTACCAGGTCGAGGTGAAGGCCGGCGCGGTCCGCGGCTGATCGCAATCGCCTGACGTGACGGAAGGGCGCCTCCGCGAGGGGGCGCCCTTTCGTCGTCTGCTCCGGAGTGCGGAAGTGCGGAGGCGGTGATATTCCGGGCTGTACATTGTCGTTATGCGGAGCGTTGGGGGATCACCGCTGTGCCTCCCGATTCAGGAATCTTCCCGCATGAGCGCCTGGAATGATGCTCCCGCTCCCGGCTGCTGGACTGCGACGTAATACGGTGCCACATTGCGGTGGTGCAGTGAAGGCACGGAATCCGGGCAGCGGCGGGAGAGGCATTCATGCCCCATTCCGATGCCATTCTGGCGTGGACGGGCGTGTCTTTTCCTGCATCGGGCTCGCATCGAGACGGGGGAGGAGGGGCCTGATAGCACCACCGTGTTCACTCCGCCGTAAATGTGGAAAACTTTCGATGTTCTTTCATGGACCGAACTTAGGTGTGGCGCGGCGTCGGGGCGGGCGGCCCGTGTGCAATTTTGGAGAAAGCATGGCATTTTTCTTGTATGGCCGTGTGGCGATGTACTGCTCGCCCCTGGACGCGGGGCTGGGCGTGCGTTTCACCCTCCTTAGGAGAAAGCGATGAGAAAACTCGCAACGTCAGCGCTCGCAGCCGCGCTGGTGGTGGCGGGGGCGGCGGGGCAGGCGCGGGCGCAGGACATGACCGTGCGCACGGCGCCTCAGTTCGACCTCGGCATCTTCGGCGGCGGTGCGTGGACCAGCAGCTGGTTCAGCATCGGTGACAACGGCTACAAGCCGGGCTTCTCGCCGGTGTTCGGCGCCGAGGCCACCTTCTGGCTGAGCCCCACCTTCGGCCTGCGGCTGGACGGGAAGTACTTCCCCACCAAGCTGCCCCAGAACAGCGACACGTTCACCAGCGACCGCTGGCTGAACAACATGTGGACGTACGACCTGGACCTGATGTGGCGGCCGCTGTTCTGGTCGTCGAACAACGCGTGGCTCAGCTCGCTCTACCTGTTCGTGGGTGGCGGCGGTCTGACCTCGGACCCGGTCGGCGACCGCTCGTGCCTGGCGACCGCGCTGTTCCTGGCCAACGGGGTCTGCGTGCCCGACAGCCGTGACATCGGCACGGTGGGCCAGGGCGTCGCGGGTCTCGGTATCGACGTGTTCCCCATCACCCCGGGGATCGGCATCTTCCTCGAGGGCGGCGTGCACGGCTACGACTCGCCGGCGCACGTGAACGAGAACGCGCAGAACGCGGAAGACAAGTTCGCCTTCACGCCGTACGCGGTGCTGGGGCTGAAGGTCGGGTTCGGCAACATCATTCCGCCGCCGCCCCCGCCCCCGCCCCCGCCGCCGCCGCCCCCGCCGCCGCCCCCGCCGCCGCCCCCGGCGGTCGTGGAGACGACGACTCCGGTGACGGTGTGCGTGGTGCAGAACGGCTCGCTCACGACCGTGTCGGGCACGTACAACACGGCCACGGGTGACACCACCGGCCTGCCGATGGCCGAGGCGAATGCCCAGAGCGCGACCTGGTTCATCAACAACGAGCCGGTGACGTTCAACGGCCGCCGCTACGTGAAGTACGGCCTGCCGCGCGTGCTGAACGTGGGCGACGTCAACAGCGTCGGCACGTACCAGGGTGTGTCGGTGTTCGCGGAGCCCAGTGCCAACGCCCAGCGTCCGGACGTGATCTACGTCCCGGTCGGGTCGCGGTGCGAGTTCCAGCCGTACCAGGTGGAGCAGAAGGCCGGCGCGGTCCGCGGGTAACCGCGGTCGCAACAGCCTGACGTGACGGAAGGGCGTCCCCCGCGAGGGGGGCGCCCTTCCGGCGTTCAACGGAATGAGTACGAAAGTACAAACCTGCGGAAGTTGGATGAGGCTCCTCATCGCACTCACGCACTCACGCACTCACGCACTCACGCACTCACGCACTCACGCACTCACGCACTGCGGTCCCGTACTTCCGTACTCTCGTACTTTCGTACTCGCCCGCCGCAAGTACATTGTGGCGCGGCACACGGAATCTGCGACTCACACCCAGAGACGGCGGCGAGGCCGATGGACGTGGCGGGCGGCGGCGCGGAGGCGCTGAAGCGGAAGGCGGCGGAGCGGGCGGCGGAATGGATCCGCGACGGGATGACGCTGGGGCTGGGCACCGGCTCCACCGTGCGCCACCTCCTGGACGTGATCGCGGAGCGGCGCGCGGCCGGCGAGTGGGCCGGCATCGTGGGCGTGCCGACCTCCGTCGACACGGAGCGCCGTGCGCGCTCTCTCGGCATCCCCCTGGCCACGCTGGCCGAGCGGCCGCGGATCGACCTCACCATCGACGGGGCCGACGAGGTGGATCCCGGGCTGCGGCTGATCAAGGGGCTGGGCGGCGCGCTGCTGCGCGAGAAGATCGTGGCCGCGGCCAGCCGGCAGCTGGTGATCGTGGCGGATGATTCCAAGGTGGTCGCGCGCCTGGGGACGAAGGCGCCGCTCCCGGTGGAGGTGGACCCGTTCGGCGAGCCGGTGCAGCCGGACTTCCTCCGCGGGCTGGGGTGCGAGCCCGTGCTGCGCACCGGGGCGGACGGCGCGCCGTACGTGACCGACGGCGGCAACCACATCCTGGACTGCCGCTTCGCCAGCGGCATCGCCGACGCGGAGATGCTGGAGCGCTCGCTGGCGCTGCGCCCGGGGATCGTGGAGTCCGGGCTGTTCCTGGGGATGGCCACGGCGGCGGTGATCGCCGGCGCGGGCGGCGTCCGGGTGATGGAGCGCGGGGGGGAGGCCACGTCATGAGGCAGGTGAAGCTGGCTCCGTCGATCCTCTCCGCGGACTTCACGCGGCTGGGCGAGCAGATCCGCGAGGCGGAGGAGGGCGGCGCGGACTGGATCCACGTGGACGTGATGGATGGACACTTCGTTCCCAACATCACCATCGGCCCGCTGATCGCCGCCGCGGCGAAGCGCTCGACCTCGCGGGTGATCGACGTGCACCTGATGATCGAGCACCCGGAGCGGTACGTGGAGGCGTTCGCCAGGGCCGGCGCCGACCATCTCGTCGTTCACGTGGAGACCTGCCCGCACCTGCACCGCACCGTGCAGCAGATCCGCGAGCTGGGGGTGAAGCCGGGGGTGACGCTGAACCCCGCCACCCCGGCCGAGGCGCTGGGCGAGATCCTGCCGTACGTGGACCTGGTGCTGGTGATGTCGGTGAACCCCGGCTTCGGCGGGCAGTCGTACATCCCCACCAGCACCGCCAAGATCGCCAGGATCCGCCGGATGCTGGACGAGCGCGGGCTGACCGACGTGGAGCTGGAGGTGGACGGCGGCATTGGCCCCGACAACGCCGCCGCCGTGGTGCGCGCCGGCGCGACGGCGCTCGTGGCCGGCTCGGCGGTGTACAACACCCACGCGTCGGTCGCCGAGAACCTGCGGCGCCTGCGCGAGGCGGCGGAGAGCGCCCTCCAGTCGTAACGATGGACCGCTCCGCTGGCGCCGCTTATCTTTGCTCCGCCGCCGGGATGGCGAAATCGGTAAACGCGGCGCACTTAAAATGCGCTGGGCACCACCCTTGGGGGTTCGAGTCCCCCTCCCGGCACTTCTTTCGACATGAAGCCCTCGCAAGCTCACCGCTCGCGGGGGTTTCCTGCGTTCGATGGGCGTTGGGCGAGCGTCCGGAACGGACTTCTTGACAGAGGAAGGGCATTGCACCATTTTGCAGAAATCTTCAACATGCGTCTGAAAACGTTAGGAGCGCCTCGGGGGCGGGCCTGGGCCGGCGCCGGGGGCGCCTGCCCGTGTTTTCCCAGGTTTCATGCGGGTGTACGCCGCGCGCACTTGCCGTGTGCGGCGCTTTGGGCTACCTTCCGACCCTGACGGACCCCCCGGCCAATTCTGAGTCGCCGCCGTACCCGCGCCTCGCGGCCCGGTCCCGATTTCCGCGTTTCTTCTCCGTTCTCAGCAGCAATCGCCTTGGCTTTACCGGCACCCACGCACGTGCACTCCGGCCGCGCCGCGGCCGTCCCGAGCCACGCAGGTGTGCCGCGCTCACCCCGCCCGCACCAGGGCACCGCCTCCGGGAGGAGTGAATGGGTCTGATCGAGAAGTGCAGCCGCTACACGCGCGCCCGTGAGGTCCAGGCGTCGGGGTTCTACCCGTACTTCATCCCCATCGAGGCAAGCCACGACACCGAGGTGGTGATCGGGGGGAAGACGAAGATCATGGTGGGCTCCAACAACTACATGGGGCTCACGCACCACCCCTACGTGCTGGAGCGGGCGAAGGAAGCGCTGTACCGCTACGGCACCGGCTGCACGGGGAGCCGCTTCCTGAACGGCACCCTGGACCTGCACGTGGAGCTGGAGGAGAAGCTGGCCGAGCTGATGGGCACCGAGAGCGCGCTGGTGTTCAGCACCGGGTACCAGACCAACCTCGGCGTCATCTCCACCCTCGTCGGCCGCGGCGACCACCTCTTCCTGGACAAGCTGAACCACGCCAGCATCGTGGACGGCGCATCGCTGGTGTACGGCACCGTGCACCGCTACGCGCACGGCGACCTGCGCGCGCTGGAGCGGCAGCTGCAGGCGGTGCCCGACACCGCGCACAAGCTGGTGGTGACCGACGGCGTGTTCAGCATGGAGGGCGACATCGCCGACCTGCCGTCGATCGTGGCGCTCACCGAGAAGTACGGCGCCGAGCTGATGGTGGACGACGCGCACTCGATCGGCGTGCTGGGGCCCGACGGCGCGGGCACGGCGGCGCACTTCGGGCTGAGCGACAAGGTGCTGCTGACCATGGGCACCTTCTCCAAGAGCTTCGCCTCGATCGGCGGGTTCGTGGCGGGGCCCGAGGTCATCCTGCACTACCTGCGTCACCACGCGCGTTCGCTGATCTTCAGCGCCAGCATGCCGCCGGCGTCGGTGGCCACGGTGCTGGCCGCGCTGGAAGTGATGAAGCGCGAGCCGGAGCGCCGCGACAACCTGTGGCGGCTCACGCACCGGATGCAGGAGGGGCTGAAGTCGCTCGGCTTCGACATCGGCCACAGCGAGACGCCCATCATCCCGGTGGTGATCGGGGAGATGGAGGACACCTTCGTGATGTGGAAGGCGCTCTTCGACGCCGGCGTGTTCACCAACCCGGTGATGCCGCCCGCGGTGCCCGAGAGCCAGTGCCGCCTGCGCATCTCGCTGATGGCCACGCATACCGACGATCACATCGACGCGGTGCTCGAGGCCTTCGCCACCGTCGGCCGCGCGATCGCGGTGATCTGATCGCTGCAGACGAGGCGCGGCTCGACGGACAATCGAAGGAGCATCGGCAGAGGAGCCGCTGGACCACAGGTCCGGCGGCTTCTTGCTGTTCTGGAGATTCGGGGACGGTGGGGAAAAGGCTTGGAGGACAGGAAGGCGAATGAATTCGCGGCAACAACGGCCCGAAGTCCGCCTTCGCGGACTCGCTCTCCCGGACTGGTGCGACGATCTTGCCTCGCGTGGGGTACTGATGGAAAGGGTGAGCTTCGCTCAGGTGCGGGGCGGGGGGAGGGGCGGTATCTTCACCGGGTCCCGACGGGGTCGCACGGGGATTGCTCTGGCGACGCGCGGCGGGATGAGATGGAATGTCCAAAGACGGGGGACGATGGACCCGAACGACGATTTCACCGCGAACGGCGCCGGCGCGGACGCAGGGGACGAGGGCGGGATGACGGCCGCCGAGGTGGTGGCCGAGGCCGAGTCGCTGGGCGCCGAGGACCGCTGGGAGGAGGCGCGCGAGCTGCTGCTCGACGCGCTGCCCGACCACGAGACCGACGCGCTCCTCCTCTGCTGGCTGGGGATCGCGTCGGAGCGGCTGGGCGACGAGGGCGAGGCGTACGAGTTCTTCCGCCGCTCGCTGGCCGCGCAGCCCACGGACCCGTTCGTTCTGGCCGCGGCGGGAACCGGCGTGGCGATGAACGACGACCCCGAGGCCGAGAGCGCGCTGCGGCTGGCGGCGATCACCGCGCCGGACTTTCCGTTCGCGCGCTCGTCGTACGGCGCGTACCTGGCGCGCGAGGGGATGTTCGAGGACGCGGAGCGCGAGCTGATCGCCGCGCGCGACCTGGCGCCCGAGGACGGCGCCGTGCGCGCGGAGCTGGCGATGACGCTGCTGCTGGCGGGGAAGACGGAGGCCGGGGTGACGGAGCTGGAGGAGGCGCTCTCGCACCTGGACGATCCGTGGCTGCGCGGGCTGTACGGGCTGGCGCTGCTGGAGACGCCGGGCCGCCACGACGAGGGCGCCGAGCAGCTCCACCAGGCGTCCACCGAGCGCACGGAGGACATGGAGATCCACCTCATCTCCGCGCTGGCGTCGGCGGGAGAGGGGTGGGAGGACGAGGCCTGGGCGGCGGTGGCGCGGGCCGAAGCCGTGGCCGAGGCGCTGGATACCGGCCTGATCCGCGAGGTGGAGGAGGCCGTGGAAGCCGGCCCCGAGGCCTCGCGCGACTTCCTTCGCGAACACCTGGGCCCGTCGCTGCTGCGCGAGCGGCTCCACCAGCGCGCCTGATCTCCCCTGTCTCCGCTCTTCTCCCCCGGCCCCGGCGACCCGCCGCCCGACGACCGCACGCTGGCGTACGGCGAGCGCGCGCCGTCCCCGCAGCCGCCGGCCGATCCGGCGCCCGAGCGCGACGAGCCCCGCCGGCGGCGGGCGCGGCGTCCGCGCGGGCCGTGGCCGGTGCGGCTGGTGCGCGGGGCCATCCGGCTGTTCCTGTTCCTGGTCGCCTGCTGGGCGCTGCTCCTGGTCTCCATCGCCGTGTACGGGCGCCGCGACGAGGCGCGGGCGGCGGACGCGATCGTGGTCCTGGGCGCGGCGCAGTACAACGGGCACCCGTCGCCGGTGCTGGAGGCGCGGCTGCAGCACGCCGTGGAGCTGTACCGCACGGGCAAGGCGGAGACGCTGATCATGACCGGCGGCCAGGCGCCCGGCGACACGGTGAGCGAGGCCGTGGTCTCGCGGCGCTGGGCGATGCGCCACGGCGTGCCGCGCGACGCGATCCTGGTGGAGACGACGGGGATGAACACGCGCGAGTCGATGCACGCGGTGTCCGAGCTGATGAAGGCGCGCGGGATGCACACGGCGGTGCTGGTGAGCGACCCCTTCCACATGCTGCGCCTGAAGCTGCTGGCCAGGCAGATGGGGGTGAAGGGGTATACGTCGCCCACCGAGAGCAGCCCGATCTCGCGCAACCCGGCGGAGGAGCGGAAGTTCCTGCTGCGCGAGAGCATCGGGCTGCCGTTCGCGCTGCTGGGGCTGGTGTAGGGGGACGGGGGCGCTCGGGAAGGCGAATGAATTCACGGCAACAACAGCACAAAGTCCCTTCGGGACTGCTGGGCTGCATTGTCGCTGCGAACCAGCATCCGCCCCGCCAGGCTGATCCCCCTCTTCCGGCTCCTCCGCGGTTCCGCGGGCGAGGGGAGAACTGATCGCGGGGGAGTGCTCCGAGCCGCAGGGATGCGGGAGAGGGCCACGCCTCCCGCCACCGCCGAAGAGTGCGCCACCCACCGCGCGCCGCTATCGAAGTTACCCCCTCCCGTTATCGGGGCCCGTTATCGGGAGGGGGTACGCGGCCCCAGCCGCGGGGGGAGGGTTTCGCGGGCTCGCGCAGCCCGGTCCGACAATGCAGTTCCATCGTGGTCCTACCGCGAACCGAGAGCACGGACGGAATGCAGATCCCGATCGAACGATACCAGCTGGACAACGGCATGAAGGTGGTGCTCAGCGAGGACCACACCACGCCCGTGGTCGCGCTGAACCTCTGGTACAACGTGGGAAGCCGGAACGAGCGTCCCGGCCACACCGGGCTGGCGCACCTGTTCGAGCACATGATGTTCCAGGGCACCGTGAACGTGCCGGACACCGGCCACATCGCCCACGTGGAGCGGGTGGGCGGGTCGCTGAACGCGTCGACCTGGCTGGACCGCACGAACTACTACGAGACGGTGCCGTCGGACCGGCTGGAGCTGATCCTGTGGCTGGAGAGCGACCGGCTGGGGTGGTTCGTGCCCGCGCTGACGCAGGAGAAGCTCGACAACCAGCGCGACGTGGTGAAGAACGAGCGCCGCCAGCGCGTGGACAACCAGCCCTACGGCGACTGGGACGAGCGGCTGCAGATGCTGGTGTACCCGCCCGACCACCCGTACCACCACTCGGTGATCGGCAGCATGGACGACCTGGACGCCGCCAGCCTGGACGACGTCCGCGACTTCTTCCGCACCTACTATGCGCCCAACAACGGCGTGCTCACGCTGTGCGGCGACTTCGACCGCGACGAGGCGAAGCGGCTGATCGAGCGCTATTTCGGCCCCATCCCGCGCGGCCCCGACATCCCGCCCATCCCCGGGCGCACGGTGGTGGAGCCGCTGAAGCTGGGGCGCGAGGTGCGCGAGACGCGTCGCGGCGGGGTGCCGCTGCCGCGGGTGTACCTGGCCTGGCGCATCCCCGTCTACGGCGCGGACGACTACTACGTGGGCGACGTGGCCACCGAGCTGCTGGCCGGCGGCAAGTCGGCGCGGATGTACCGCTCGCT
Proteins encoded in this region:
- the rpiA gene encoding ribose-5-phosphate isomerase RpiA encodes the protein MDVAGGGAEALKRKAAERAAEWIRDGMTLGLGTGSTVRHLLDVIAERRAAGEWAGIVGVPTSVDTERRARSLGIPLATLAERPRIDLTIDGADEVDPGLRLIKGLGGALLREKIVAAASRQLVIVADDSKVVARLGTKAPLPVEVDPFGEPVQPDFLRGLGCEPVLRTGADGAPYVTDGGNHILDCRFASGIADAEMLERSLALRPGIVESGLFLGMATAAVIAGAGGVRVMERGGEATS
- the rpe gene encoding ribulose-phosphate 3-epimerase, coding for MRQVKLAPSILSADFTRLGEQIREAEEGGADWIHVDVMDGHFVPNITIGPLIAAAAKRSTSRVIDVHLMIEHPERYVEAFARAGADHLVVHVETCPHLHRTVQQIRELGVKPGVTLNPATPAEALGEILPYVDLVLVMSVNPGFGGQSYIPTSTAKIARIRRMLDERGLTDVELEVDGGIGPDNAAAVVRAGATALVAGSAVYNTHASVAENLRRLREAAESALQS
- a CDS encoding aminotransferase class I/II-fold pyridoxal phosphate-dependent enzyme codes for the protein MGLIEKCSRYTRAREVQASGFYPYFIPIEASHDTEVVIGGKTKIMVGSNNYMGLTHHPYVLERAKEALYRYGTGCTGSRFLNGTLDLHVELEEKLAELMGTESALVFSTGYQTNLGVISTLVGRGDHLFLDKLNHASIVDGASLVYGTVHRYAHGDLRALERQLQAVPDTAHKLVVTDGVFSMEGDIADLPSIVALTEKYGAELMVDDAHSIGVLGPDGAGTAAHFGLSDKVLLTMGTFSKSFASIGGFVAGPEVILHYLRHHARSLIFSASMPPASVATVLAALEVMKREPERRDNLWRLTHRMQEGLKSLGFDIGHSETPIIPVVIGEMEDTFVMWKALFDAGVFTNPVMPPAVPESQCRLRISLMATHTDDHIDAVLEAFATVGRAIAVI
- a CDS encoding YdcF family protein, translating into MRLVRGAIRLFLFLVACWALLLVSIAVYGRRDEARAADAIVVLGAAQYNGHPSPVLEARLQHAVELYRTGKAETLIMTGGQAPGDTVSEAVVSRRWAMRHGVPRDAILVETTGMNTRESMHAVSELMKARGMHTAVLVSDPFHMLRLKLLARQMGVKGYTSPTESSPISRNPAEERKFLLRESIGLPFALLGLV
- a CDS encoding pitrilysin family protein, yielding MQIPIERYQLDNGMKVVLSEDHTTPVVALNLWYNVGSRNERPGHTGLAHLFEHMMFQGTVNVPDTGHIAHVERVGGSLNASTWLDRTNYYETVPSDRLELILWLESDRLGWFVPALTQEKLDNQRDVVKNERRQRVDNQPYGDWDERLQMLVYPPDHPYHHSVIGSMDDLDAASLDDVRDFFRTYYAPNNGVLTLCGDFDRDEAKRLIERYFGPIPRGPDIPPIPGRTVVEPLKLGREVRETRRGGVPLPRVYLAWRIPVYGADDYYVGDVATELLAGGKSARMYRSLIRERRLARGVAAFLLPVVTGASALIARGNVPAGDDPAVLERAMRDEVRRLADGEIDAAEVERAVTGIEARHVFDLQKVSERADQLSQLTTFFDDPGLINTELDRYRAVTAEDVRRFAREYLGDDNLVVLTYEPGDAAEVAS